The Coffea arabica cultivar ET-39 chromosome 3c, Coffea Arabica ET-39 HiFi, whole genome shotgun sequence genome contains a region encoding:
- the LOC113734388 gene encoding uncharacterized protein isoform X2 — protein MAGLQLHLYFLHSAHTPKGPKLLHFKNPVSLSYARKLLFHKRISGFLDSSYFRAKSVNGPHLLCCFSKGNAENETVLAKEQESESENERPPFDINLAVILAGFAFEAYYTPPENIGKREVDGANCQTVFLSKSFMREIYDGQLFIKLKKGINLPAMDPWGTSDPYVVIQLDSQVVKSKTKWGTKEPTWNEEFALNIKQLPNQILQIAAWDANIVTPHKRMGNSGINLDSLFDGDLHEVLIDLEGMGGGGQIELEIRYKSFEKIDEEKQWWRIPLVTEFLEKYGIENAVKKVFGSETVQARQFVEFAFGQIKSLNNEYLPNNWFSNSRVGNRYISDPSAESDMTPQLESRSEFSSNDRIDEVVENETGNNTENSGVDDGKNSLTIDQVGETLESDKQFWHKLTETVNQNVVQKLGLPAPNIIRWDTFDLLNKIGLQSRKIAEAGYIESGLATPENLESGNGDANTGPISPDTDQSSFSNMKRVTQDLLQQTDAVLGALMVLNATVSEISKRSGLLGKQDDKTDASTESSEPSASPPDGLVLDEEKAEEMRALFSTAESAMEAWAMLATSLGHPSFIKSEFEKICFLDNPSTDTQATLWRDSARKRLVVAFRGTEQARWKDLRTDLMLVPAGLNPERIGGDSRQELQVHSGFLSAYDSVRTRILRLIKQVVGYNDDDFQPLSKWHVYVTGHSLGGALATLLALELSSSQLAKHGAICVTMYNFGSPRVGNKKFAEVYNKENMSLMADGYQGDVLGESTPDVIVNEFMKGERELIEKILNTEINIFLSIRDGSALMQHMEDFYYVTLLENVKSNYQTVATSQSNEEKSVSIS, from the exons ATGGCAGGTCTTCAACTGCACCTTTACTTTCTTCACTCTGCTCACACCCCAAAAGGGCCAAAACTGCTCCATTTCAAGAATCCCGTTTCACTTTCGTATGCAAGAAAGCTTTTATTTCACAAGAGAATATCTGGGTTCTTGGATTCAAGCTATTTTAGAGCGAAATCCGTTAACGGGCCCCACTTGTTGTGTTGCTTTAGCAAGGGAAATGCAGAAAATGAGACCGTTTTAGCTAAAGAGCAGGAGTCTGaaagtgaaaatgaaaggcCTCCTTTTGATATCAACTTGGCTGTTATTCTTGCTGGCTTTGCTTTTGAAGCTTATTATACTCCACCT GAAAATATTGGAAAGCGTGAGGTGGACGGAGCAAATTGTCAGACAGTTTTTCTTTCAAA GTCTTTTATGCGAGAGATTTATGATGGTCagttgttcataaagctaaagAAGGGGATCAACCTTCCTGCTATGGATCCATGG GGAACAAGTGATCCATATGTGGTCATTCAACTGGATAGTCAGGTTGTAAAAAGTAAGACAAAATGGGG GACTAAAGAACCAACCTGGAATGAGGAATTTGCTCTAAATATCAAGCAGTTGCCAAACCAGATACTTCAG ATCGCAGCTTGGGATGCAAATATTGTGACTCCTCACAAGCGCATGGGAAATTCTGGCATTAATTTGGACTCGCTCTTTGATG GAGATCTGCATGAGGTGCTGATTGATTTGGAAGGAATGGGAGGTGGTGGACAGATAGAACTTGAG ATTAGGTACAAAAGTTTTGAGAAAATTGATGAGGAAAAGCAATGGTGGAGGATCCCCCTTGTCACTGAGTTTCTTGAGAAATATGGAATTGAAAATGCTGTGAAAAAAGTTTTTGGCTCTGAGACTGTGCAAGCCCGCCAGTTTGTGGAATTTGCTTTTGGTCAGATAAAGTCACTGAACAATGAGTACCTTCCTAATAATTGGTTTTCAAACAGCAGAGTTGGCAACAGATATATTAGTGATCCTTCTGCAGAGTCAGACATGACTCCTCAACTGGAGAGCCGTTCAGAGTTTTCTTCAAATGATAGAATTGACGAGGTAGTTGAAAATGAAACAGGAAATAATACAGAAAATAGTGGTGTGGATGATGGCAAGAACTCTTTAACCATCGATCAAGTTGGCGAGACCTTAGAATCAGATAAACAATTCTGGCACAAACTTACTGAAACAGTCAATCAGAATGTTGTTCAGAAACTTGGTCTCCCTGCTCCCAACATAATAAGATGGGATACATTTGatttattaaacaaaattggTTTACAATCACGAAAAATTGCAGAGGCAGGTTATATTGAATCTGGACTTGCCACTCCTGAAAATCTGGAAAGTGGTAATGGTGATGCAAACACTGGACCAATTTCTCCAGACACCGATCAGTCATCTTTTTCAAATATGAAGAGGGTGACTCAAGATTTGTTACAACAAACTGATGCTGTATTGGGAGCATTAATGGTTCTTAATGCCACAGTTTCTGAAATAAGTAAAAGGTCAGGCTTGCTAGGAAAACAAGATGACAAAACAGATGCTTCAACAGAATCTAGTGAACCATCTGCAAGTCCACCAGATGGATTAGTGTTGGATGAGGAGAAAGCTGAGGAGATGAGGGCACTTTTTTCAACAGCAGAGAGTGCAATGGAGGCTTGGGCAATGCTGGCCACTTCGTTGGGTCACCCAAGCTTTATCAAGTCTGAATTTGAAAAAATATGTTTCTTGGATAACCCATCAACAGACACACAGGCAA CACTTTGGCGTGATTCAGCTAGGAAAAGATTAGTTGTTGCCTTCAGGGGAACAGAACAA GCTAGATGGAAGGACCTCCGGACAGATTTAATGCTTGTTCCTGCAGG GTTAAATCCTGAAAGGATTGGTGGTGATTCCCGGCAAGAACTACAA GTTCACAGTGGCTTCTTGAGTGCATATGATTCAGTTCGGACAAGGATCCTTAGACTCATCAAACAGGTGGTTGGTTATAA TGATGATGATTTTCAGCCACTATCCAAATGGCATGTCTATGTGACTGGTCATAGTTTGGGTGGTGCACTAGCTACCCTACTAGCTCTGGAACTGTCATCTAGTCAACTAGCAAA GCATGGTGCTATTTGTGTCACAATGTACAATTTTGGATCTCCTAGAGTTGGAAACAAAAAATTTGCCGAAGTTTACAACAag GAGAATATGAGTCTCATGGCAGATGGTTACCAGGGTGATGTGCTTGGAGAATCCACACCAGATGTTATTGTCAATGAATTT ATGAAAGGTGAAAGAGAGCTCATTGAGAAAATCCTGAACacagaaataaatatatttctcTCAATTAGAGATGGCAGTGCTCTTATGCAGCACATGGAGGATTTCTATTACGTTACTTTGCTGGAG AATGTCAAATCGAACTACCAAACTGTTGCAACATCACAATCTAATGAAGAGAAGAGTGTATCAATTAGTTAA
- the LOC113734388 gene encoding uncharacterized protein isoform X1 — translation MAGLQLHLYFLHSAHTPKGPKLLHFKNPVSLSYARKLLFHKRISGFLDSSYFRAKSVNGPHLLCCFSKGNAENETVLAKEQESESENERPPFDINLAVILAGFAFEAYYTPPENIGKREVDGANCQTVFLSKSFMREIYDGQLFIKLKKGINLPAMDPWGTSDPYVVIQLDSQVVKSKTKWGTKEPTWNEEFALNIKQLPNQILQIAAWDANIVTPHKRMGNSGINLDSLFDGDLHEVLIDLEGMGGGGQIELEIRYKSFEKIDEEKQWWRIPLVTEFLEKYGIENAVKKVFGSETVQARQFVEFAFGQIKSLNNEYLPNNWFSNSRVGNRYISDPSAESDMTPQLESRSEFSSNDRIDEVVENETGNNTENSGVDDGKNSLTIDQVGETLESDKQFWHKLTETVNQNVVQKLGLPAPNIIRWDTFDLLNKIGLQSRKIAEAGYIESGLATPENLESGNGDANTGPISPDTDQSSFSNMKRVTQDLLQQTDAVLGALMVLNATVSEISKRSGLLGKQDDKTDASTESSEPSASPPDGLVLDEEKAEEMRALFSTAESAMEAWAMLATSLGHPSFIKSEFEKICFLDNPSTDTQATLWRDSARKRLVVAFRGTEQARWKDLRTDLMLVPAGLNPERIGGDSRQELQVHSGFLSAYDSVRTRILRLIKQVVGYNDDDFQPLSKWHVYVTGHSLGGALATLLALELSSSQLAKHGAICVTMYNFGSPRVGNKKFAEVYNKKVKDSWRVVNHRDIIPTVPRLMGYCHVAQPVYLAAGDLENALENMSLMADGYQGDVLGESTPDVIVNEFMKGERELIEKILNTEINIFLSIRDGSALMQHMEDFYYVTLLENVKSNYQTVATSQSNEEKSVSIS, via the exons ATGGCAGGTCTTCAACTGCACCTTTACTTTCTTCACTCTGCTCACACCCCAAAAGGGCCAAAACTGCTCCATTTCAAGAATCCCGTTTCACTTTCGTATGCAAGAAAGCTTTTATTTCACAAGAGAATATCTGGGTTCTTGGATTCAAGCTATTTTAGAGCGAAATCCGTTAACGGGCCCCACTTGTTGTGTTGCTTTAGCAAGGGAAATGCAGAAAATGAGACCGTTTTAGCTAAAGAGCAGGAGTCTGaaagtgaaaatgaaaggcCTCCTTTTGATATCAACTTGGCTGTTATTCTTGCTGGCTTTGCTTTTGAAGCTTATTATACTCCACCT GAAAATATTGGAAAGCGTGAGGTGGACGGAGCAAATTGTCAGACAGTTTTTCTTTCAAA GTCTTTTATGCGAGAGATTTATGATGGTCagttgttcataaagctaaagAAGGGGATCAACCTTCCTGCTATGGATCCATGG GGAACAAGTGATCCATATGTGGTCATTCAACTGGATAGTCAGGTTGTAAAAAGTAAGACAAAATGGGG GACTAAAGAACCAACCTGGAATGAGGAATTTGCTCTAAATATCAAGCAGTTGCCAAACCAGATACTTCAG ATCGCAGCTTGGGATGCAAATATTGTGACTCCTCACAAGCGCATGGGAAATTCTGGCATTAATTTGGACTCGCTCTTTGATG GAGATCTGCATGAGGTGCTGATTGATTTGGAAGGAATGGGAGGTGGTGGACAGATAGAACTTGAG ATTAGGTACAAAAGTTTTGAGAAAATTGATGAGGAAAAGCAATGGTGGAGGATCCCCCTTGTCACTGAGTTTCTTGAGAAATATGGAATTGAAAATGCTGTGAAAAAAGTTTTTGGCTCTGAGACTGTGCAAGCCCGCCAGTTTGTGGAATTTGCTTTTGGTCAGATAAAGTCACTGAACAATGAGTACCTTCCTAATAATTGGTTTTCAAACAGCAGAGTTGGCAACAGATATATTAGTGATCCTTCTGCAGAGTCAGACATGACTCCTCAACTGGAGAGCCGTTCAGAGTTTTCTTCAAATGATAGAATTGACGAGGTAGTTGAAAATGAAACAGGAAATAATACAGAAAATAGTGGTGTGGATGATGGCAAGAACTCTTTAACCATCGATCAAGTTGGCGAGACCTTAGAATCAGATAAACAATTCTGGCACAAACTTACTGAAACAGTCAATCAGAATGTTGTTCAGAAACTTGGTCTCCCTGCTCCCAACATAATAAGATGGGATACATTTGatttattaaacaaaattggTTTACAATCACGAAAAATTGCAGAGGCAGGTTATATTGAATCTGGACTTGCCACTCCTGAAAATCTGGAAAGTGGTAATGGTGATGCAAACACTGGACCAATTTCTCCAGACACCGATCAGTCATCTTTTTCAAATATGAAGAGGGTGACTCAAGATTTGTTACAACAAACTGATGCTGTATTGGGAGCATTAATGGTTCTTAATGCCACAGTTTCTGAAATAAGTAAAAGGTCAGGCTTGCTAGGAAAACAAGATGACAAAACAGATGCTTCAACAGAATCTAGTGAACCATCTGCAAGTCCACCAGATGGATTAGTGTTGGATGAGGAGAAAGCTGAGGAGATGAGGGCACTTTTTTCAACAGCAGAGAGTGCAATGGAGGCTTGGGCAATGCTGGCCACTTCGTTGGGTCACCCAAGCTTTATCAAGTCTGAATTTGAAAAAATATGTTTCTTGGATAACCCATCAACAGACACACAGGCAA CACTTTGGCGTGATTCAGCTAGGAAAAGATTAGTTGTTGCCTTCAGGGGAACAGAACAA GCTAGATGGAAGGACCTCCGGACAGATTTAATGCTTGTTCCTGCAGG GTTAAATCCTGAAAGGATTGGTGGTGATTCCCGGCAAGAACTACAA GTTCACAGTGGCTTCTTGAGTGCATATGATTCAGTTCGGACAAGGATCCTTAGACTCATCAAACAGGTGGTTGGTTATAA TGATGATGATTTTCAGCCACTATCCAAATGGCATGTCTATGTGACTGGTCATAGTTTGGGTGGTGCACTAGCTACCCTACTAGCTCTGGAACTGTCATCTAGTCAACTAGCAAA GCATGGTGCTATTTGTGTCACAATGTACAATTTTGGATCTCCTAGAGTTGGAAACAAAAAATTTGCCGAAGTTTACAACAag AAAGTCAAAGATAGCTGGAGAGTAGTAAATCACAGGGATATAATTCCTACAGTTCCACGTTTGATGGGCTACTGCCACGTGGCTCAACCTGTCTATTTGGCTGCTGGAGATTTAGAAAATGCATTA GAGAATATGAGTCTCATGGCAGATGGTTACCAGGGTGATGTGCTTGGAGAATCCACACCAGATGTTATTGTCAATGAATTT ATGAAAGGTGAAAGAGAGCTCATTGAGAAAATCCTGAACacagaaataaatatatttctcTCAATTAGAGATGGCAGTGCTCTTATGCAGCACATGGAGGATTTCTATTACGTTACTTTGCTGGAG AATGTCAAATCGAACTACCAAACTGTTGCAACATCACAATCTAATGAAGAGAAGAGTGTATCAATTAGTTAA
- the LOC113734388 gene encoding uncharacterized protein isoform X3, translating to MKGLLLISTWLLFLLALLLKLIILHLSFMREIYDGQLFIKLKKGINLPAMDPWGTSDPYVVIQLDSQVVKSKTKWGTKEPTWNEEFALNIKQLPNQILQIAAWDANIVTPHKRMGNSGINLDSLFDGDLHEVLIDLEGMGGGGQIELEIRYKSFEKIDEEKQWWRIPLVTEFLEKYGIENAVKKVFGSETVQARQFVEFAFGQIKSLNNEYLPNNWFSNSRVGNRYISDPSAESDMTPQLESRSEFSSNDRIDEVVENETGNNTENSGVDDGKNSLTIDQVGETLESDKQFWHKLTETVNQNVVQKLGLPAPNIIRWDTFDLLNKIGLQSRKIAEAGYIESGLATPENLESGNGDANTGPISPDTDQSSFSNMKRVTQDLLQQTDAVLGALMVLNATVSEISKRSGLLGKQDDKTDASTESSEPSASPPDGLVLDEEKAEEMRALFSTAESAMEAWAMLATSLGHPSFIKSEFEKICFLDNPSTDTQATLWRDSARKRLVVAFRGTEQARWKDLRTDLMLVPAGLNPERIGGDSRQELQVHSGFLSAYDSVRTRILRLIKQVVGYNDDDFQPLSKWHVYVTGHSLGGALATLLALELSSSQLAKHGAICVTMYNFGSPRVGNKKFAEVYNKKVKDSWRVVNHRDIIPTVPRLMGYCHVAQPVYLAAGDLENALENMSLMADGYQGDVLGESTPDVIVNEFMKGERELIEKILNTEINIFLSIRDGSALMQHMEDFYYVTLLENVKSNYQTVATSQSNEEKSVSIS from the exons atgaaaggcCTCCTTTTGATATCAACTTGGCTGTTATTCTTGCTGGCTTTGCTTTTGAAGCTTATTATACTCCACCT GTCTTTTATGCGAGAGATTTATGATGGTCagttgttcataaagctaaagAAGGGGATCAACCTTCCTGCTATGGATCCATGG GGAACAAGTGATCCATATGTGGTCATTCAACTGGATAGTCAGGTTGTAAAAAGTAAGACAAAATGGGG GACTAAAGAACCAACCTGGAATGAGGAATTTGCTCTAAATATCAAGCAGTTGCCAAACCAGATACTTCAG ATCGCAGCTTGGGATGCAAATATTGTGACTCCTCACAAGCGCATGGGAAATTCTGGCATTAATTTGGACTCGCTCTTTGATG GAGATCTGCATGAGGTGCTGATTGATTTGGAAGGAATGGGAGGTGGTGGACAGATAGAACTTGAG ATTAGGTACAAAAGTTTTGAGAAAATTGATGAGGAAAAGCAATGGTGGAGGATCCCCCTTGTCACTGAGTTTCTTGAGAAATATGGAATTGAAAATGCTGTGAAAAAAGTTTTTGGCTCTGAGACTGTGCAAGCCCGCCAGTTTGTGGAATTTGCTTTTGGTCAGATAAAGTCACTGAACAATGAGTACCTTCCTAATAATTGGTTTTCAAACAGCAGAGTTGGCAACAGATATATTAGTGATCCTTCTGCAGAGTCAGACATGACTCCTCAACTGGAGAGCCGTTCAGAGTTTTCTTCAAATGATAGAATTGACGAGGTAGTTGAAAATGAAACAGGAAATAATACAGAAAATAGTGGTGTGGATGATGGCAAGAACTCTTTAACCATCGATCAAGTTGGCGAGACCTTAGAATCAGATAAACAATTCTGGCACAAACTTACTGAAACAGTCAATCAGAATGTTGTTCAGAAACTTGGTCTCCCTGCTCCCAACATAATAAGATGGGATACATTTGatttattaaacaaaattggTTTACAATCACGAAAAATTGCAGAGGCAGGTTATATTGAATCTGGACTTGCCACTCCTGAAAATCTGGAAAGTGGTAATGGTGATGCAAACACTGGACCAATTTCTCCAGACACCGATCAGTCATCTTTTTCAAATATGAAGAGGGTGACTCAAGATTTGTTACAACAAACTGATGCTGTATTGGGAGCATTAATGGTTCTTAATGCCACAGTTTCTGAAATAAGTAAAAGGTCAGGCTTGCTAGGAAAACAAGATGACAAAACAGATGCTTCAACAGAATCTAGTGAACCATCTGCAAGTCCACCAGATGGATTAGTGTTGGATGAGGAGAAAGCTGAGGAGATGAGGGCACTTTTTTCAACAGCAGAGAGTGCAATGGAGGCTTGGGCAATGCTGGCCACTTCGTTGGGTCACCCAAGCTTTATCAAGTCTGAATTTGAAAAAATATGTTTCTTGGATAACCCATCAACAGACACACAGGCAA CACTTTGGCGTGATTCAGCTAGGAAAAGATTAGTTGTTGCCTTCAGGGGAACAGAACAA GCTAGATGGAAGGACCTCCGGACAGATTTAATGCTTGTTCCTGCAGG GTTAAATCCTGAAAGGATTGGTGGTGATTCCCGGCAAGAACTACAA GTTCACAGTGGCTTCTTGAGTGCATATGATTCAGTTCGGACAAGGATCCTTAGACTCATCAAACAGGTGGTTGGTTATAA TGATGATGATTTTCAGCCACTATCCAAATGGCATGTCTATGTGACTGGTCATAGTTTGGGTGGTGCACTAGCTACCCTACTAGCTCTGGAACTGTCATCTAGTCAACTAGCAAA GCATGGTGCTATTTGTGTCACAATGTACAATTTTGGATCTCCTAGAGTTGGAAACAAAAAATTTGCCGAAGTTTACAACAag AAAGTCAAAGATAGCTGGAGAGTAGTAAATCACAGGGATATAATTCCTACAGTTCCACGTTTGATGGGCTACTGCCACGTGGCTCAACCTGTCTATTTGGCTGCTGGAGATTTAGAAAATGCATTA GAGAATATGAGTCTCATGGCAGATGGTTACCAGGGTGATGTGCTTGGAGAATCCACACCAGATGTTATTGTCAATGAATTT ATGAAAGGTGAAAGAGAGCTCATTGAGAAAATCCTGAACacagaaataaatatatttctcTCAATTAGAGATGGCAGTGCTCTTATGCAGCACATGGAGGATTTCTATTACGTTACTTTGCTGGAG AATGTCAAATCGAACTACCAAACTGTTGCAACATCACAATCTAATGAAGAGAAGAGTGTATCAATTAGTTAA
- the LOC113736256 gene encoding uncharacterized protein has product MGGYQTKDRTMPSRKAVEGLQYKVKLLQGEVSEIICLRDAEIEAYEREMMVFAFKEAEWKKERKKLREEVKKLRKQLECREERFKGMENEFVVDKSGNKWHFLGPSFLFEEIREEQARRDDAVEKWKQLYFAIKVELDDLIQRTNQGEGLFWRAEAEDMLEELQRELMAREKAIELLQAQLATMKQEESKWEREVDILRQSLRIVCHNKKGKKDR; this is encoded by the exons ATGGGTGGTTACCAGACCAAGGATAGGACCATGCCTAGTCGCAAAGCTGTTGAAGGGCTTCAGTATAAGGTTAAGCTTCTCCAAGGGGAAGTTAGCGAGATAATCTGCTTGAGGGATGCTGAGATCGAAGCTTACGAACGAGAAATGATGGTTTTTGCGTTTAAAGAAGCTGAGTggaagaaagagaggaagaagTTGAGAGAGGAGGTGAAGAAGTTGAGGAAGCAGCTAGAATGTAGAGAAGAGAGGTTTAAAGGGATGGAAAATGAGTTTGTGGTGGACAAGAGTGGTAACAAATGGCACTTTTTGGGGCCTAGCTTCTTGTTCGAGGAGATACGGGAGGAACAAGCAAGGCGAGACGATGCTGTAGAGAAGTGGAAGCAGCTTTACTTTGCCATCAAGGTCGAGCTTGATGATCTTATTCAGAGAACAAATCAAG GGGAAGGACTGTTTTGGAGAGCTGAGGCAGAAGACATGTTGGAGGAACTGCAAAGGGAACTGATGGCCAGAGAAAAAGCCATAGAGCTTCTGCAAGCACAATTAGCTACCATGAAGCAAGAAGAATCCAAATGGGAGAGAGAGGTGGACATACTGAGACAAAGTTTGAGAATTGTCTGCCACAAtaagaaaggcaagaaagatAGGTAA